The following proteins come from a genomic window of Novosphingobium sp. P6W:
- a CDS encoding integrase arm-type DNA-binding domain-containing protein, with protein sequence MFSFNKMEFILHSHNLKVAGSNPAPATNTKTPNRLRKTRGGFFMRIFRILCRESSCQGSSSKPAGCQEGDLHLGVFCGVISRPQEEIPPMRLKDLECRHAAPRDKDYKLADGGGLHLLVRPNGSKLWRMKYRFAGKEKLLSFGGYPAVSLSDARLKRAKAKIALSDGLDPGAGNETRKGKTFEQVARAWHANRLFGLDNAHASRLLRRLERDAFPVIGAIDVRKVTSAQVLEMLRSVEARGALDVSRRIKQHVSQIYRFAIPQGWADNDPAQYLTNLLQPKPRVRHMARVGVPELPKLIQAIDQYDGEENPRRRAVTRAALLFTLLTWARTNETRLALWSEFDGLDGADPIWRLPAERMKMGREHIVPLSAPAVALLDEVRKFSTGAHVFVGDKPGQPISQNTMIYGCYRMGYRGRQTVHGFRGIASTWANEAECYRSDWIEMALAHVERDDVRGAYNSALYLTPRRRMLSAWADYVIGMIGDEMSRNGDSVKLSASRCRA encoded by the coding sequence GTGTTTTCATTCAACAAGATGGAGTTTATCCTTCATTCTCATAACCTGAAGGTCGCAGGTTCAAATCCTGCCCCCGCAACCAACACGAAAACGCCAAACCGTCTCAGGAAAACCCGAGGCGGATTTTTTATGCGTATTTTCCGTATCTTGTGTCGAGAATCCAGCTGTCAGGGCAGCTCATCAAAACCCGCTGGATGCCAGGAAGGCGATTTGCATTTGGGGGTATTTTGTGGGGTAATCTCCAGACCCCAGGAGGAGATACCCCCCATGCGTCTCAAGGATCTGGAATGTCGCCACGCCGCGCCGCGCGATAAGGACTACAAGCTCGCCGATGGCGGCGGCCTTCATCTGCTGGTTCGCCCCAATGGCTCGAAGCTCTGGCGGATGAAATACCGCTTTGCCGGGAAAGAAAAACTGCTTTCGTTCGGCGGCTATCCTGCTGTCAGTCTAAGCGATGCCAGGCTGAAACGAGCCAAGGCCAAGATCGCTCTCAGCGACGGGCTGGACCCCGGTGCCGGCAACGAGACCCGGAAGGGCAAAACCTTCGAGCAGGTCGCGCGTGCGTGGCACGCCAATCGCCTATTCGGGCTCGACAATGCTCACGCGTCGCGGTTGCTGCGCCGGCTCGAACGTGATGCCTTCCCGGTGATCGGTGCGATCGACGTGCGCAAGGTGACGAGCGCACAGGTGCTGGAAATGCTGCGCAGCGTAGAAGCACGCGGCGCGCTCGACGTGAGCCGCCGGATCAAGCAGCACGTCAGTCAGATCTACCGCTTCGCTATTCCGCAGGGATGGGCTGATAACGACCCTGCGCAGTATCTGACTAACCTGCTGCAGCCCAAGCCGCGTGTGCGGCATATGGCCCGCGTAGGCGTTCCCGAACTACCGAAACTTATACAGGCAATCGATCAGTACGATGGCGAAGAAAACCCGCGGCGCCGTGCCGTCACGCGTGCGGCGTTGCTGTTCACATTGCTGACCTGGGCGCGGACAAATGAGACACGGCTTGCCCTGTGGTCCGAGTTCGATGGACTTGATGGCGCAGACCCGATCTGGCGCCTTCCAGCCGAACGCATGAAGATGGGGCGCGAGCACATCGTGCCGCTCAGCGCGCCGGCCGTGGCGCTGCTGGACGAGGTGCGCAAGTTCAGCACTGGGGCCCATGTCTTCGTTGGCGACAAGCCGGGGCAGCCGATCTCGCAAAACACCATGATCTATGGTTGCTACCGCATGGGTTATCGTGGCCGGCAGACAGTCCACGGCTTCCGGGGGATTGCTTCGACGTGGGCGAACGAAGCCGAATGCTACCGGAGCGACTGGATCGAAATGGCGCTTGCGCATGTGGAGCGCGACGACGTGCGCGGGGCCTATAACAGTGCGCTCTATCTGACGCCTCGCCGGCGCATGCTTAGCGCTTGGGCGGACTATGTCATAGGAATGATCGGCGACGAGATGAGCCGCAATGGCGACAGCGTTAAACTTTCAGCGTCCCGCTGCCGCGCATAG
- a CDS encoding YoaK family protein, translating to MRSDSAPRYALAFGLAALAGMVDALGLLKLGGLFVSFMSGNSTRMAVGMAGGTAVAGMAMGLIVAFVGGVFSGALIGKLAGRWRKQAVLATVLGVLILAALPADHWGDTITLLMAATMGAVNNVFQRDGEVSIGVTYMTGALVKLGQSLAVALTGGPRFGWLPHLLLWLSLVVGAVIGAALFAVLGLSALWVACGWCAALWGFSLYLGPLGGAPDAQ from the coding sequence ATGCGCAGTGACTCTGCGCCGCGCTATGCGCTGGCTTTTGGACTGGCTGCGCTGGCCGGGATGGTCGATGCTTTGGGCCTGCTCAAGTTGGGCGGCCTGTTCGTCTCCTTCATGAGCGGCAATTCGACTCGGATGGCGGTGGGAATGGCGGGCGGAACGGCAGTTGCCGGCATGGCCATGGGCCTCATCGTCGCCTTTGTCGGCGGCGTATTTAGCGGGGCGCTGATCGGCAAGCTAGCTGGCCGATGGCGTAAACAGGCGGTGCTGGCGACGGTGCTGGGAGTGCTGATCTTGGCCGCCTTGCCCGCAGACCATTGGGGCGACACGATAACACTGCTAATGGCCGCCACGATGGGGGCTGTAAATAATGTGTTCCAGCGCGACGGAGAGGTCAGCATCGGCGTTACCTACATGACCGGAGCGTTGGTAAAGCTCGGCCAATCGCTCGCCGTCGCGCTGACCGGCGGGCCACGCTTTGGCTGGCTCCCTCACCTGCTGCTATGGCTCAGCCTGGTGGTGGGCGCAGTCATTGGCGCGGCGCTGTTCGCGGTGCTGGGCCTATCCGCACTGTGGGTGGCGTGCGGATGGTGCGCGGCATTATGGGGATTCAGCCTGTATCTCGGCCCGCTGGGCGGGGCTCCGGACGCCCAATAG